A single Lolium perenne isolate Kyuss_39 chromosome 6, Kyuss_2.0, whole genome shotgun sequence DNA region contains:
- the LOC127307038 gene encoding protein FLX-like 3 — MAGRNRIGRQYYEEPRGFRDGPPPRLARERSISPRRFEGELSSRRTEMRRIRDGNQNLVDEIVGLRQAMSRLKEDLNSLSQAIPKLRAEKELESRELTQRNLKLEAELRSLEPLRQDALQLRSEASTLQSLRQELTAKVQGLTKELEHQNSESQRIPAMIAERDSLRQELIHARAALDYEKNAKPELMARVQAVENDLVTMAQESEKLRAELEKRRAPSFSGHGAYGLPMATPGMGLQGNYDGGYTYTENRYGAGPWDPPGYPHP, encoded by the exons ATGGCAGGGAGGAACCGCATAGGTCGACAGTACTATGAGGAACCACGAGGATTTCGTGATGGCCCTCCTCCTCGACTTGCACGAGAAAGGTCTATCTCACCGCGTCGCTTCGAGGGAGAGCTTTCTAGCCGCCGTACTGAGATGCGCAGAATCCGTGATGGCAACCAAAATCTGGTGGATGAAATTGTTGGTCTCAGGCAAGCAATGTCTCGGTTGAAAGAAGATCTCAATTCCTTGAGCCAGGCTATACCTAAGCTCCGTGCAGAGAAAGAACTTGAATCGAGGGAGCTAACTCAGAGGAATCTGAAGCTGGAAGCTGAGCTACGCTCTTTAGAACCTCTTAGGCAAGATGCCTTGCAGCTACGGTCTGAAGCAAGTACACTGCAGTCTTTGAGGCAAGAGTTGACTGCAAAGGTGCAGGGTCTAACAAAGGAGCTTGAGCATCAGAACTCTGAAAGCCAGCGCATACCTGCCATGATAGCTGAACGTGATAGTCTGCGGCAGGAACTAATCCATGCTAG GGCGGCTCTTGACTATGAGAAGAACGCAAAGCCAGAGCTGATGGCCCGGGTGCAGGCAGTGGAGAATGATCTTGTAACTATGGCTCAGGAGTCCGAGAAGCTTAGGGCTGAGCTTGAGAAGAGAAGGGCACCTA gtttcagcgGCCATGGAGCTTATGGACTACCTATGGCAACTCCTGGGATGGGCTTGCAAGGCAACTATGATGGTGGCTATACCTACACGGAGAACCGCTATGGTGCTGGACCATGGGACCCCCCTGGTTATCCACACCCATGA
- the LOC127309483 gene encoding phenolic glucoside malonyltransferase 1-like, which yields MAFPCLRILDTTTVTPSGPALPQSSIPLTFYDVWWLGFPPVQRVFFYRLAPDADLPRLLSNLKGSLSTALRAFFPLAGNVRLTPGAASARHDIFYAPGDGVPFTVAEYEYDGADLASHEPRQVADIAQLAPRLPGGGALLAVQATVLRQRRGLALGVTLQHAACDGAGSTNFLHTWAATCAGAEPPAPPVIDRALIGDHQGLYDHYAKNMISSKELESVVKLPTDQLMATFTLSGDQLQSIKDAVAGQAVRRGQQPPRCSSLVAALGFIWCCHFRAKARSAVKAGGFGAETTHFSLAVDHRRWSKPPVPATYLGNCIGPAICTAQELALAGASSLLTACAVIAAGIEKAVAAPEWGTLMERIKEVAPTGVLSVAGSPRFLVYSLDFGFGRPVKVEIVSVARTGAVAVAECGAMGTGLEMGISLPPAGMKAFQRGASPMPSRAYRPINASKRSKSLICRRTSIHRRMVPTPTRMLNNHLIFFFENNMLTVKCTTTRLESSSEYQYLCITLIYLDKCSVKIGQA from the coding sequence ATGGCCTTTCCCTGCCTCCGCATCCTCGACACCACCACCGTCACGCCTTCCGGCCCCGCGCTGCCGCAGTCCTCCATCCCTCTCACCTTCTACGACGTGTGGTGGCTCGGCTTCCCGCCCGTCCAGCGCGTCTTCTTCTACCGCCTCGCTCCAGACGCCGACCTCCCCAGGCTCCTCTCCAACCTGAAGGGCTCGCTTTCCACAGCTCTCCGCGCCTTCTTCCCACTAGCCGGCAACGTCCGCCTCACCCCCGGAGCCGCCTCCGCCCGCCATGACATCTTCTACGCTCCTGGAGATGGCGTCCCCTTCACGGTCGCGGAATACGAGTACGACGGCGCCGACCTGGCGTCACACGAGCCTAGGcaggtcgctgatatcgcacagCTCGCCCCGCGCCTGCCTGGCGGCGGGGCGCTTCTTGCCGTGCAGGCCACCGTGCTGCGTCAACGTCGGGGCCTCGCTCTCGGCGTCACATTGCAGCACGCCGCCTGCGACGGCGCGGGATCCACCAACTTCCTCCACACCTGGGCGGCCACCTGCGCCGGAGCGGAGCCTCCGGCGCCTCCTGTCATCGACCGGGCGCTCATCGGGGACCACCAGGGCCTCTACGACCACTACGCGAAAAACATGATAAGCAGCAAAGAACTGGAGTCCGTCGTCAAGCTGCCCACGGACCAGCTCATGGCCACGTTCACGCTCTCTGGGGACCAACTGCAGAGCATCAAAGACGCGGTCGCCGGCCAGGCCGTGCGGCGTGGCCAGCAGCCACCGAGGTGCTCATCTCTTGTCGCCGCCTTGGGGTTCATATGGTGCTGCCACTTTCGTGCCAAAGCGAGGAGCGCGGTCAAAGCAGGTGGCTTCGGGGCCGAGACGACCCACTTCTCACTGGCCGTCGACCACCGGCGGTGGTCGAAGCCGCCCGTCCCAGCGACGTACTTGGGCAACTGCATTGGCCCAGCCATCTGCACTGCGCAGGAACTCGCCTTGGCTGGCGCGAGCAGCCTCTTGACGGCGTGCGCGGTGATAGCAGCGGGCATCGAGAAGGCAGTGGCGGCGCCGGAGTGGGGAACGCTGATGGAGCGCATAAAAGAGGTGGCACCTACCGGGGTTCTATCGGTGGCGGGATCGCCAAGATTCCTAGTGTACAGCCTCGACTTCGGGTTCGGCCGGCCGGTGAAGGTGGAGATTGTGTCCGTGGCGAGAaccggggcggtggcggtggcggagtGCGGCGCCATGGGCACCGGTTTAGAAATGGGCATCAGTTTGCCGCCGGCTGGCATGAAGGCGTTCCAGAGGGGTGCTTCACCGATGCCCTCGCGTGCCTATCGTCCGATCAATGCAAGTAAGAGGTCCAAGTCGTTAATTTGCCGTCGAACGTCGATTCATAGACGCATGGTCCCTACTCCTACCAGAATGTTGAATAATCacctcatttttttttttgagaataatATGTTGACAGTTAAATGTACCACAACAAGGTTAGAAAGTTCATCGGAGTATCAATATTTATGCATCACGTTAATTTATTTGGATAAGTGTTCAGTAAAGATTGGTCAGGCTtga